In Nitrosomonas sp. PY1, the genomic stretch AGTGAAGACCAAATCACCTGGGAGTTCTCAAAGATAAAAGCGCCATCACTTATCAAGCCGCGCACAACAACACATACAGCGGCTTTGTCTAGGTTATATCGTTTGCCAGTTAGTGTCCACACTGTCTCAGCTAAAACAACATCTGTAATCAATACAGGGCATTTATTTTTAATTAAGCTTTTTGCCTTTGCATGTTGAACTGCATCGTCTGCCAATAGATACCGAAGTAACACATTGGTATCTATTGAAATCATTCAAAATTGTTCTGTCTTGACTGAACATCGCTGACAGCATGGTTTATTTTGGTTCCCTTTAATAGACCCGCTGCCACACCAACCTCTTTTTTAATGATATTAAATTGATTTCCATGACGAAAAATTTCCACTTCATCACCTGGCTGGATGCCTAGTTCTTCACAATCGGCTACGGGTAATGTAATTTGTCTTTTCGCACTTACT encodes the following:
- a CDS encoding PIN domain-containing protein; this translates as MISIDTNVLLRYLLADDAVQHAKAKSLIKNKCPVLITDVVLAETVWTLTGKRYNLDKAAVCVVVRGLISDGAFIFENSQVIWSSLCDYEEAKIVIGKELDFADSLIANKSHSVAEDIGSSLSAFYSFDKAVTQLKNARNL
- a CDS encoding AbrB/MazE/SpoVT family DNA-binding domain-containing protein, whose amino-acid sequence is MPRVSAKRQITLPVADCEELGIQPGDEVEIFRHGNQFNIIKKEVGVAAGLLKGTKINHAVSDVQSRQNNFE